The sequence below is a genomic window from Pseudomonas cremoricolorata.
TTCTTCAGCAGGTTGAGCAGCACCTGTTCCAGCTCGTTGGCGGTGCAGGGGACGAGATCGAGGTGCGGGTCGAACTCGCGGACGATGGCCTGGCCCTTGAAGTCGAAGCCCACGCTCAGGTCGAAATCATTGCCGGCGATGTCAATGGCCTGGTCGATCAGTGCTGGAAGGTCGCACGGCACCAGTTGCCGGTTACTCAGGCGACTGAAACTGAGCATGTGCGTGACGATTTTCGCCGCGCGGCCACCGGCCTGTTGGATACCGTCGAGCAACTGCGGCACTTCGCGTTCTTCCAGGTAGTGGTTGACCTTGCCCAGGTCGACGCCCAGTGCCTCGGCAGCCTCCTGATTGCGCGGCAACCCGGTTGAAAGCCGCCTGCGAATGTTCTGCACGTTGTGCAGAATCGCCCCCAGCGGGTTGTTGATCTCATGGGCCATCCCCGCCGCAAGCCCGCCGACCGAGAGCATCTTTTCCGACTGCACCATCATTTCTTCCAGCGACAGGCGCTGAGTGATGTCGTCGATTCGAATCACCACGCCGCGCCCGCCGCCGCCCGTCAGCGGGTAGAAGGTTAGGGCGTAGTGACGCGGGGTGTCGCCGCGCTGCCAGGTCACCCGCTCGATCTTCGCCACGCGGTGCTTTTCCACGCTTTCCTTGAGTTGTGGCAGGAACGGCTTGAGCGGTTCGAAGGCCACGAAGATCGGCTGATTCAGCGCTTCGAACAGGGGTGTGCCAGAGAGGGTGGTGGCTTCCTGGTTCCACTGGGTGACATACAGCTCGTCGTCCAGGGCGATCAACGCCGAGGGCATCGAATCGATGATGCTGTTGAGGTAGTTCTGGAAACCGGTGAGTTTTTTCTCGATCTTGCTGCGCACCTGCACTTCCAGTTCCAGCTTGCGATTGGTGTGGCGGGTTTCCTCGGCCAGCCCCTGGGCCTGGTCAAAGGCGGTCTGGAATTCGTCGCGGGCACGCTTGAGCTGCTGCTCGCGGGCCTCGATACGCGACAGCATGGTGTTGAAGGCGTTGGCCAGGCTGCCGATTTCATCGTCGTTGCCGCGCTGCGCGCGCAGGGCATAGCTTTCCTCGCGGGTGACCTGGCGGCTGAGCTCTTCGAGCTGATTGATCGGCTGGGTGATGAGCCGCTTGATCTGCCGCGCCACCACCAGCCACAGCAGGATGCTGAACACCAGAATAGCCAGACTGGCGGTCAGGGTGCCGGTGTAGAAGGCGCTCGGCAGCTCGCTGCTGGCCACCAGCAGCAAGTGCGCCGGCGGATTGCCGGGTCGCGGCAGGGTAATCAGTTGCGTGCTGCGAAACTCCATCAGGCGCCAGCCGTCGATGTTGCGAAAACGTCTGGGCAAGGTCAGCGCGTCGCCGTGCTGCAACTGCGCGAGCATGCGTCCGTTGCTGCCGTAGATCGCCGCAGCGCGCAGCGGAGAGTAGCTGTCCAGCGCATCGAGCAACTGTTCGGCGTTCTGCTCGGAGTCGCCGGCGCGTGCCGCCAGGCTCGGATTGGCCACCAGCCGGCCAATGGTCTGCAACGCCTGGGGCGCCATGCTTTCCTGGGTGATCCAATAGGCGGCGCTGATGAAGGTCAGGTTGGCGACCACCAGGATGGTCACCAGCAACACCAGCAGGGCGGCGAACAGCTTCTGCCCGACGGGCAGGTTGTCCAGGCGTTGATGCAGCTTCATGGGCAAAAGGGGTCCGTTGTCGAGTTCCTCGATAGCGTCAGACGCTCGGCAGGCCGCGGGCCTGCAAGGTATCGACCAGGCGCTGATGCAACTGTTCAAGGCCTGGCAGCGCCAGCCCATGACGGGTGGCTGCGCGGCAGGCATGGCCCAGCAGGTAGTGGACTTCGGTGCGCCGTGCTGCGTGTACATCCTGGTACATCGACGAGTAGTTGGCTGCTGTGGCGAGAATCACCCGTTGCACTTCCCCGACCAGGTCGTCGGCAGCCGCTGGCTGGCCGCAGCGCTGCAGCAGCAAGGCCAATTCCTTGCACAGGGCGTCGACCTCAGCGAGGCGTGCCAGCAGCCCGCCGTTGGCGCAGTCGTGCAGCACCGTCAGCGGGTTGATCGCGCAGTTCAGCGCCAGCTTGCGCCAAAGCCGAGTGAGGATGTCCACGCTCCACTGCGCCGGAATACCGGCATCGCTCAGTTCATCGAGCCATGGCGGTGGTTCGGGATGCCGAGGGTCGCCCAGCCAGTTGTGGCCGTGGCCGGCGAAGCGCACATCGAACGGCGCCTGGCGGAACGCGCCCTCGGTACTGGAGACGAAGATGCAGCGCGCCGTGGGCACCTGCTCGGCGACTTCATCCTGGCTGCCCAGGCCGTTCTGCAACAGCAGCAGCTCGGCGTCGGCCGCCAGTCGCGGTGCAAGGGCGGCCACCGCCGGAGCGGCGTCGTAGGCCTTGCAGGCCACCAGCAGGCGATGCACGGGGCCGGCGGTTTGCGCGGTGTCGGCGGGTACGGCGTAGTGGTGGCGCTTGCCGTGTTCTTCCAGGGTCAGTCCACCGGCTGCCTGATACCTCGCCAGTGCCTGCTCGTCGCGCAGGATCAGGCGCACCGCCTTGCCGGCCCGTGCCAGGCGGCAGGCCCACAGCGTGCCGAGGCTACCGGCGCCGAGAATATGCCAGGTGCTGCTCATCTGTGTTTCGCAACCCGTTATAATGGACCCGCATTTTACCCATCGACCCCGCCGCGCTCCATCGCCTCGCCGTTCAGGCCCAGGCGTCACGGAGCGCGCTTTGCATTTATGGAGAGTAACCCATGCCTTCGTTCGACGTGGTATCGGAACTGGACAAGCACGAAGTGCAGAACGCCGTCGACAACGCCATCAAGGAACTCGACCGCCGCTACGACCTCAAGGGCAAAGGCAGCTTCGAGTTCAAGGAAAAAGACAAGACCGTCGCGCTCACCGCCGAGGCCGAGTTCCAGCTCGAGGCCATGGTCGAGATTCTTCGCCTGGCGCTGGTCAAGCGCAAGATCGACGTCAAGTGCCTGGAAGTGAAGGATGCCTATCCGTCGGGCAAGGAAATGAAGCAGGAAGCGGTATTCCGCGAGGGCATCGACAAAGACCTGGCGAAGAAGATCGTCGCCCACATCAAGGACGCCAAGCTCAAGGTCCAGGCCGCCATCCAGGGCGAGCAGGTACGCGTGACCGGCAAGAAACGTGACGACCTGCAGGACGCCATCGCGGCGCTGCGCAAAGAAGAATTCGACATGCCGCTGCAGTTCAACAACTTCCGCGACTGACCTTAGGGGCTGTTCCCGTTTCATCGCAACCGCGCCGAGGCCTGTTCTTTCGCCCTTTTGAGTTCAAGACTCGAACGTTTCATACGAAAAAACAGGCACGGCCCTTCGGGTTACGCGCCAAATCGCGCCATCCAGCGTTGAAGGACTTGAAAAGGGAATGACCCTTTCCTGCATCCTTCGCCTCGGCTGGCACGATTTGGCGCGGTAACGCGGTTTGCGCTGAAACGGGAACAGCCCCCAGGCTCTGTCTGAAAAGTTCTGAGACGCCGGGGAGACAAGGCGAAAGCAGCCGAGGAAGCGGAGTTTACTAATTGTAAATGAGCATTCCGACCGGGCTGGCGATCCAGGCTGCTTTCAACGCAGGATCACCAAGTATCAGGGCTTTTCAGACAGAGCCTAGGCGTCAGGAACCTCCACGGGCCTGGCAATGTCCACCGCATCCGCGGCCGTCGTGACAACACGGCCGGTTTTACTGTGTACATGCCGCTCGGCATCTGGAGATGAACATGGATTTGAACGCTGAAGTCGATCAGCTGGTTCGCCAATCGCAAACCTGGATTCCCTTGATCATGCAGTACAGCGGCCGGGTGCTGCTGGCTGTGGTGACCCTCGCCATCGGTTGGTGGATCGTCAACCGCATCACCAATCGGCTCGGCAAACTGGTCGGGCTGCGCAACTCCGACCTGGCGTTGCAGAACTTCATCGCAACCCTGGCCAACATCGTCCTCAAAGTGCTGCTGATGGTCAGCGTGGCCTCGATGATCGGCATCGAAACCACCTCGTTCGTCGCCGCCATCGGTGCTGCCGGCCTGGCCATCGGCCTGGCGCTGCAAGGCAGCCTGGCCAACTTCGCCGGCGGTGTGCTGATTCTGCTGTTCCGGCCGTTCCGCATCGGCGACTGGATCGAGGCGCAGGGTGTCAGTGGCACGGTCGACAGCATTCAGATCTTCCACACCGTGCTGCGCACCGGCGACAACAAGACCGTCATCGTGCCCAACGGCGGCCTGTCCAACGGCATCATCACCAACTACAACCGCCAACCGACTCGCCAGGTGGTGTTCAACGTGGGTGTCGATTACGACGCAGATCTGCAGAAAGCCCGGGGCGTGCTACTGGAGTTGGCCAAAGACCCGCGTGTGCTGCCCGATCCGGCGCCCGCTGCAGTGGTCTCCGAGCTGGGCGACAGCTCGATCACCGTGTCGCTGCGGGTTTGGGTGAAAACGCCTGATTACTGGAGCCTGATGTTCATGCTCAACGAGCAGGCCCGTGACCGCCTGCGCGCCGAAGGCATCGACATTCCGTTCCCGCAGCGGGTGATCCGCGTGGTGCAGGAGCCGGCGGCGCAGTAAAAAGCGCTGGCCCGGGTCAAGCTGTGGGAGCGCCGTCTGGTGCTCCCACAGTCGTTTTCAGCCCTCGATTTACACATCCTCACTGCAAAATCTTGCGCGTTGTGGCATACACGCTGCCCCAGACTTCCTTGCCGTCGGCCCGACCATGAAACCACTGCTGTACATCACACCCGCCCGCGCCCTGGCGTTCGGCCTTACCCTGGCGCTGTTCGAGCTGCTCACGTACCTGGCCAGCGACGCGGTGATGCCGGCCATGCCCGCGGTGGTCACTGAACTCAAGGCCAGCCCCGGGTACATTCCCCATGCCCTGAACCTGTACCTGCTCGGCGGCGTGCTGTTGCAATGGCTGATCGGCCCGCTGGCCGACCGTTATGGTCGACGCCCTCTGCTGCTGGTCGGCTGCCTGCTGTTCGCCGCAGCGTGCCTGGGCACCTACTGGGCGCATGACATCGGCGTGTTCAACCTGCTGCGTCTGCTGCAAGGGGTTGGCCTTGGCTTCGTGGTAACCGTCAGCTATCCCGCGCTGAACGAGGCCTTCAGCGAGGCCGATGCGGTGCGCATGATGGCCTTGCTGGCCAACATCGCGCTGCTCTCGCCGCTGCTTGGGCCGTTGCTCGGCACCTTGATGCTGCAGTGGCTCGACTGGCGCTGGCTGTTCGTTGCCTTCGCCGTCGGCGCGGTGCTGACCTGGGCACTGTTGTACCGACTGATGCCGGAAACCCTGGGCGTCGAGCGCCGCGATGGCTCGCGTCTACCGTTCACGCCCGTTCATCTGTTGCCGTTGATGGCGGCCTACGGGCAACTGCTGCGTAACCGGCGCTTCGTCGCTGGCAGCGCGGCGCTGGGCTTGGTGGGCTTGCCGCTGATTGGCTGGATCGGCCTGTCACCGGTGTTGCTGATCCACGACGAGGGCCTCAGCACCCTGGCCTATGCCCTGTGGCAGTTGCCGGTGTTCGCCGGTTTGATCGCCGGCAACCTGATCATCAATCACATTGCCGACCGGTACCCACTGAACACGCTGCTGCGCGGCGCACTGGCGCCGTATCTGGCCGGTTTGTGCCTGTTGCTGTTGCTGACCTGGGCGCTGCCTGCGGTGCCGAGCGTGGTGGCGGGCATGTCGCTGTATGCCCTGGGCCTGGGCATCGCAAATGCCGTGCTGTACCGCGTGACGCTGTATTCCAGCGAGCAGAGCAAGGGGTTGGTTTCGGCGATGCTGGGCATGATTACCATTGCCTTGCTCGGCTTCGGCGGCGCGCTGCTGGCAATGCTCGGGGCGGGCGAGAGCTTGCTGAGCTTCGCCGTAGCCGCCAGTTGCGCCGGAGCGCTGGCACTGTGGCCATTGTGGCAGGTGATCGGCGGTCGCCCGGGGCAGGGAGCGGTCACGCCCTGAAGGCCAAAGCCCTGATGTCCGATTCGGGCTTCAGGGCTTCTCGACCGGCTCGAGCTTGTTCGGACCGGATTCCAGACGCCACTGCAAGGCGATCAGGATCAGCGTTGGCACTCCCAGCAGGGCGGTAATCAGGAAGAAGTTGTGGTAACCGAACTTCTCCACCATCACCCCTGAATAGCCGCCCATCAGCCTCGGCAAGAGCAACATGATCGAGCTCAGCAGTGCGTACTGCGTGGCCGAGAACTTGAGGTTGGTCAAGCTCGACAGGTACGCGACGAAGGCCGAGGTGGCCAGGCCCGAGCTGAAGTTGTCCAGGGAAATGGTGACGATCAGCATCTGCAGGTTCGGGCCCATGTCGGCGAGCATGACGAACAGCAGGTTGGTGGCTGCCGACGCCGCGCCGCCGATGAACAGAATCGGCAGGATGCCGAAGCGCACGATCAGCAGACCGCCGACCCCGGCACCGACCAGGGTCATGATCAAGCCGAAGATCTTGCTGACGCTGGCGATTTCGTCTTTGGTGAAGCCCTGGTCGATGTAGAAGACGTTGGCCATCACCCCCATGACCGTGTCGGACATCCGGTACGTGGCGATCAACCCCAGCAGCAACAGCGCCTGCCAGCGGTAGCGGTGGATGAAGTCGTTGACCGGCGTGAGCACCGGCGCCAGGCCCCGCCGGCCCATCGACGACAGGCACGCCCAGGTCAGCAGGCCGTAGAGCATCAGGCGCAGGAATGCGCGGTCTTCCATCACCAGGTCGAGCGGCGAGGCAGTGCCGATCACTACGCTGGCCCAGTCGGTGTTGTACATCTGGGTGAAACTGGCCGGCACCGACACCAGCAGAATGATCAGCACGAACACCGAGGCCAGCTGATGGCCCAGGCCGTAACGGGCCGCCGACAGCTGGGTGCGCAGCGGCACGGGGGGCTCACGCATCACCAGGGTGGTGAACAGGGCCGGCAGCATGATCAGGCCGAACAGCACGTAGGTGCCGGTCCAGGCCTTGTGCAGATAGCTGAAACCGGTGGAGCCGAACCACTCGGCGAAGAACAGCGCGCCAGCGGTGGCCAGCAGCGCCGCGACCCGGTAGCCGGCCATGTAGCTGGCGGCCAGGGCGGCCTGACGCTGATCGTCGGCGATTTCCAGGCGGTAGGCATCCACGGCGATGTCCTGGGTAGCCGAGGCGAAGGCCACCAGCACCGCCAGAGCGATCAGCCACGACAGGTGTTTCTGCGGGTCGCACAGGCCCATGCCGATCAACCCGATCACCACCAGGATCTGCGAGAGCAGCAACCACGAACGACGTCGGCCCATGCCGCCAAGCAGCGGCAGCCGCCATTGATCGAGCAGTGGCGACCACACCCATTTGAAGGCGTAGGCCAGGCCGATCAGGCTGGCATAACCGATGGTTTCACGGGCCACGCCCGCTTCGCGCAGCCACACCGAGAGGGTCGAGAACACCAGCATGTAAGGCAGGCCGGCGGCGAATCCGAGCAGCAGAAGTACCAATGTCGATGGACTGGCATAGGCAGCGAGCGCAGCGCGCCAGGTTTTACGGGACATGGGCCAAGATCTGCCTCAAGGTTGCGGAAAACAAAACGCGCACTCTAACTGGTGTGCTCCATGGGGCGCCAGCCATGCAGTGCCATATCCACACGATCATGGGTAATGTTCACTCCTTCGGCGCGCAGCCGCGCGCGTTGTTCTTCACCGCCCGGCGTACCCACAGGCAGGCTCAGGCGACCATTGGCGCCGAGCACCCGGTGCCAGGGCAGGCGGGTGTCGTTGGGTAACTGGCCCAGCGTGCGGCCCACCCAGCGCGCTGCGCGGCCAAGGCCGGCCAGTTGGGCCAACTGCCCATAACTGACCACTTGGCCCGGCGGCACGCTGCCGAGCACAGAGTACAATGCCGTTCGTCGGGCTTCGGCGCTGTCTGGCGCTGGGAGCGAATCACTGAGCATCAAGGCTTTCCGGGGCTAACGCGGGATTAATGCCAAAGGCATGACTGAATGAGAATGCAAATCGACGACTCGTTTCCCGAGCTGTTCTTGCTCTGCTCGTGGGTATCCGGATAATACCGACGTTTTCACCTTCCGAGCCCAGTAGTCCGCTTATGTATTCAAGAGCCTTGTTGTCTCTCGTGGTCGCCTCACTGTCTGCCCCTGCGCTGGCCGATACTGTCTGGATGAAGAACGGTGATCGCCTGACTGGCACCATCAAGGTCTTCGATGGCGGCAAGCTGCTGCTCGAGACCAAGTACGGCGGCTCGATCGCCCTGGACTGGAAGCAGGTCAAGACCCTGGAAAGCGACCAGCAGCTGCTGGTCAAGCAGGATGCCTACACCGGCGAGCATGCCAAGTCGCTGCAACCGGCCGAGGAGGGCAAGGTGACGCTGGCCAACGGCGAGGCGCCCAAGACCGTCGAGCTGGCCAGCATCGAGCAGATCCTCAAGCCCAAGCCGGTGGTCGAGGACCTGGTGTGGAAGGGTCGCATCGATGCAGCGCTCGATTACAAGCGCGCCGAGAAAGACACCGACAATTACGACATCGGCTTCAAGACCACCGCGCGCCATGGCCGCTGGCGGCACACCGCCGAGGGCGAATACAACCGCGATACCCAGAACGACGTCACCACCAACGACAACTGGAGCGCCGAGTATGCCCTCGACCGCTTCATTACCGACAAGTGGTTCTGGCAGGGCCGTTTCGACTACAAACGCGATCACGTCGAAGACCTGCAACGCCAGCGTACCGTGGGTACCGGCCCGGGCTACCAGTTCTGGGATGACGAGCTCGGCGCGTTCTCGCTCGGCAGCCTGCTCAACCGCACCGACTATCAGTACCGCGACGGCGGCAAGGATGATTTCTACTCCGTGGCCCTGAAGTGGGACTACAACCGCTACCTGATCGGCAAGCGCTTCGAATTCTTCACCAACGGCGAGCTGGGCAAGCCACTGGGCTCGGTGGCCGACTACTCGCTCGATGCCGAACTGGGCCTGCGCTACAAGCTGACCGACTGGGCCTCGCTGAACGTCAAGGCCGAGAAGAACGTCATCAGTGGCACCCAGGACAGCGACCTCGACAAGACCCGCTACACCGCAGGTTTCGGCGTCAGCTGGTAAGCGTCATGGGCCGTGTGGCGGCCCGGTTGGCTCCCGCGCGGATAAGTGACTATGGTGTGCGCCAATTACTTGTCCGTCAGGAGCCTTCGACGTGAGTACCAAAGCCCTTCGCCCCGCCCGCGAGCTGCTGCTCAAGGAGTACCGGGGCGTGCTCTCCACGCTGTCCAAGTCCATGCCTGGCTATCCATTCGGCTCGGTCGTGCCGTATTGCCTCGATGTCCACGGGCAGCCGCTGATCCTCATCAG
It includes:
- a CDS encoding sensor histidine kinase, translating into MKLHQRLDNLPVGQKLFAALLVLLVTILVVANLTFISAAYWITQESMAPQALQTIGRLVANPSLAARAGDSEQNAEQLLDALDSYSPLRAAAIYGSNGRMLAQLQHGDALTLPRRFRNIDGWRLMEFRSTQLITLPRPGNPPAHLLLVASSELPSAFYTGTLTASLAILVFSILLWLVVARQIKRLITQPINQLEELSRQVTREESYALRAQRGNDDEIGSLANAFNTMLSRIEAREQQLKRARDEFQTAFDQAQGLAEETRHTNRKLELEVQVRSKIEKKLTGFQNYLNSIIDSMPSALIALDDELYVTQWNQEATTLSGTPLFEALNQPIFVAFEPLKPFLPQLKESVEKHRVAKIERVTWQRGDTPRHYALTFYPLTGGGGRGVVIRIDDITQRLSLEEMMVQSEKMLSVGGLAAGMAHEINNPLGAILHNVQNIRRRLSTGLPRNQEAAEALGVDLGKVNHYLEEREVPQLLDGIQQAGGRAAKIVTHMLSFSRLSNRQLVPCDLPALIDQAIDIAGNDFDLSVGFDFKGQAIVREFDPHLDLVPCTANELEQVLLNLLKNAAQSLHQRAQQDSPGRIIVRTRLNPPWAEIEVEDNGTGMPDEVRKRIFEPFFTTKEVGQGTGLGLSVSYFIITNNHKGQMEVHSTPGQGTCFTLRLPLNPTAMPSAKES
- a CDS encoding putative 2-dehydropantoate 2-reductase translates to MSSTWHILGAGSLGTLWACRLARAGKAVRLILRDEQALARYQAAGGLTLEEHGKRHHYAVPADTAQTAGPVHRLLVACKAYDAAPAVAALAPRLAADAELLLLQNGLGSQDEVAEQVPTARCIFVSSTEGAFRQAPFDVRFAGHGHNWLGDPRHPEPPPWLDELSDAGIPAQWSVDILTRLWRKLALNCAINPLTVLHDCANGGLLARLAEVDALCKELALLLQRCGQPAAADDLVGEVQRVILATAANYSSMYQDVHAARRTEVHYLLGHACRAATRHGLALPGLEQLHQRLVDTLQARGLPSV
- a CDS encoding YajQ family cyclic di-GMP-binding protein; this translates as MPSFDVVSELDKHEVQNAVDNAIKELDRRYDLKGKGSFEFKEKDKTVALTAEAEFQLEAMVEILRLALVKRKIDVKCLEVKDAYPSGKEMKQEAVFREGIDKDLAKKIVAHIKDAKLKVQAAIQGEQVRVTGKKRDDLQDAIAALRKEEFDMPLQFNNFRD
- a CDS encoding mechanosensitive ion channel family protein — encoded protein: MDLNAEVDQLVRQSQTWIPLIMQYSGRVLLAVVTLAIGWWIVNRITNRLGKLVGLRNSDLALQNFIATLANIVLKVLLMVSVASMIGIETTSFVAAIGAAGLAIGLALQGSLANFAGGVLILLFRPFRIGDWIEAQGVSGTVDSIQIFHTVLRTGDNKTVIVPNGGLSNGIITNYNRQPTRQVVFNVGVDYDADLQKARGVLLELAKDPRVLPDPAPAAVVSELGDSSITVSLRVWVKTPDYWSLMFMLNEQARDRLRAEGIDIPFPQRVIRVVQEPAAQ
- a CDS encoding MFS transporter, with protein sequence MKPLLYITPARALAFGLTLALFELLTYLASDAVMPAMPAVVTELKASPGYIPHALNLYLLGGVLLQWLIGPLADRYGRRPLLLVGCLLFAAACLGTYWAHDIGVFNLLRLLQGVGLGFVVTVSYPALNEAFSEADAVRMMALLANIALLSPLLGPLLGTLMLQWLDWRWLFVAFAVGAVLTWALLYRLMPETLGVERRDGSRLPFTPVHLLPLMAAYGQLLRNRRFVAGSAALGLVGLPLIGWIGLSPVLLIHDEGLSTLAYALWQLPVFAGLIAGNLIINHIADRYPLNTLLRGALAPYLAGLCLLLLLTWALPAVPSVVAGMSLYALGLGIANAVLYRVTLYSSEQSKGLVSAMLGMITIALLGFGGALLAMLGAGESLLSFAVAASCAGALALWPLWQVIGGRPGQGAVTP
- a CDS encoding AmpG family muropeptide MFS transporter, producing the protein MSRKTWRAALAAYASPSTLVLLLLGFAAGLPYMLVFSTLSVWLREAGVARETIGYASLIGLAYAFKWVWSPLLDQWRLPLLGGMGRRRSWLLLSQILVVIGLIGMGLCDPQKHLSWLIALAVLVAFASATQDIAVDAYRLEIADDQRQAALAASYMAGYRVAALLATAGALFFAEWFGSTGFSYLHKAWTGTYVLFGLIMLPALFTTLVMREPPVPLRTQLSAARYGLGHQLASVFVLIILLVSVPASFTQMYNTDWASVVIGTASPLDLVMEDRAFLRLMLYGLLTWACLSSMGRRGLAPVLTPVNDFIHRYRWQALLLLGLIATYRMSDTVMGVMANVFYIDQGFTKDEIASVSKIFGLIMTLVGAGVGGLLIVRFGILPILFIGGAASAATNLLFVMLADMGPNLQMLIVTISLDNFSSGLATSAFVAYLSSLTNLKFSATQYALLSSIMLLLPRLMGGYSGVMVEKFGYHNFFLITALLGVPTLILIALQWRLESGPNKLEPVEKP
- a CDS encoding MGMT family protein: MLSDSLPAPDSAEARRTALYSVLGSVPPGQVVSYGQLAQLAGLGRAARWVGRTLGQLPNDTRLPWHRVLGANGRLSLPVGTPGGEEQRARLRAEGVNITHDRVDMALHGWRPMEHTS
- a CDS encoding DUF481 domain-containing protein — translated: MYSRALLSLVVASLSAPALADTVWMKNGDRLTGTIKVFDGGKLLLETKYGGSIALDWKQVKTLESDQQLLVKQDAYTGEHAKSLQPAEEGKVTLANGEAPKTVELASIEQILKPKPVVEDLVWKGRIDAALDYKRAEKDTDNYDIGFKTTARHGRWRHTAEGEYNRDTQNDVTTNDNWSAEYALDRFITDKWFWQGRFDYKRDHVEDLQRQRTVGTGPGYQFWDDELGAFSLGSLLNRTDYQYRDGGKDDFYSVALKWDYNRYLIGKRFEFFTNGELGKPLGSVADYSLDAELGLRYKLTDWASLNVKAEKNVISGTQDSDLDKTRYTAGFGVSW